The Bicyclus anynana chromosome 12, ilBicAnyn1.1, whole genome shotgun sequence genomic interval acttgaACATTGCAGGCAGAGGAAAACCTAGGCATGGTAATGGTATTCACATTAGTGTCTGCGGGACAGGAGTGGCTTAATGAGAAGTGGGATAGCATACAAAGGGAACGAGAAGAGGAGGTTCTAGCTCGGAAACGAGCTGATGAAGAAGCTGAAATGGTAATTTTCTGATACTTAAAATAAGTATGCTATTCATCTAACAATGAGTCTGCTTTAAACACGAGGTGTAGTGTATGACTGTCAGCAtttcctttcccttatcccacttatgtggggtcggaaaaatatgtcttCTAATAATAGTAATCTTttgttttgacatatttttaatggttttggcTAGTGATTTTATGACCAGCCGCCTGGCTGCCGTCAAACCTTGGGAATTCTCAGTTAGGTGGGTTTTTTAAATGCCCCCTTTTGGTCCAATGGCACCTCATTGATAGTGGGCCCTTTGTCGGAATGTGGGTAACACTATTACGGTTTTATGTGTTAAGCCTTTTACGACTTCCACAGGAAGATAAGGAGCGGACCTATTCTTACACCGAGAACCGCACAGTTATAGAGTATGACTGTACagtgtacaaaaaaatatcacagtGCGTTTAAAAACACACTTTACATACTACAAATTTGGAGCCTCTTTCGTGAATATGACTCTAATGCAGTAGTGTTAAGCATTTTGTAACCAGATTCTGGTCAATTTatatttaccttaccttaccttatcagctgatagatgTCCATTGCTAGACATGGGCCTCTAGCATGAaactccaagcacaacagtctcgatTCAAggaccatgcaagaggcctatgtccagctgtggacgtctattggctgtTAAGCTAAGGTAAGGTACTAAGTATACTAACATTTACAGAAAAGGTTTGAAGGCACACGTGTGACAGTAGAATCTTTCCTAGCATGGAGGAAGCAGTTTGAAATTGAAATGGGCATACCGGCCAAAAGAGAAAGGGAaggaaataacaaaaacaaactaacaGGCAAAGAGTTGTTCCTCAGAGACACTACTCTTAATGAATCAGATCTCAAATTCCTCGACGATGGTgagacattttattataaacttattaaaaaagtaacctaATCCCCCCATGAAATGTTTTGTTATACCTTAAGAGGCAGTGTTTTCTATGAAAAATCACTTGTCTTTTGCTACAATTCCAATAGTTGTTGTCATATTTCAACCAATGTACATAACAAATTACAAATCTAAACCTAAAACTTGacaaattatgtacctaatctTTCCTCACAAATCAttctatctattggtgaaaccacatgaaaatctgttcagtagttttctagtttttcgcaaatagacagaattttccattttgtataactTGGTTTTAAACCCTATTTAAAaacgtttatatatatattaacacTCTTTGCAAGTCCTCTTGTTAAATGTTGGCTGGTagagattgcttatagcaatgctaatttttagtttgtacattatttgtttttaatgtttattatttatttttctattttcgtgtgcaataaagtatttctttttcattaaCGAACACTTTAACTTTGTAGGAGATGCAGTTAAAGTAGACGAATCCCTGTTCCAAGATTTGGAAGACTTGGATATCTCAGATGACGAGGATGACAAGGATTACGTACCGGGACAGAGCAGCGACAGCGATTAACAAACGCTAAGGCGCTCCTAACAGCGCGACTACGTACGATACACAGCCATGGCCTTAACACCTATGTTATAtgttaaagtccggccgctcagaaattgcgtttccGACAGGTCTTGATCGAATGGGCGACATAACTTTGAACTGGCGTACAATTTAGTGCAAAATTTTAAACATCGATTATTAACCTTAATAACgagttattaacattaaaaattgaataattatgcAAATTTACATTAAACGTAATAATTTAGgggtaaaattattattaacaattaaataagaaaattatggTTTTGAAACCTATGATACGTTGTTACAAAGTTATGccaactttatttttgtttttgtatgaccatttgacaggtgtcagaaacgcaatcccTGAGAGGCCGGACTTTAGTAGGTATAAGTGATGTTCTGTCGATTTTGAACACTGCACTGCACTGGTGCACTTTGATGGGTTGTTGATACTTAGAAAGAGAAACCAActgttttaaagtttaaactatttttttttcgtattttattcatacttagtaaattattgatttatttctcCATTTTCCGCAAAACACCGACCAATCCAAGCAACACGTCACTAACAGAGCAAAACACGCTAAGAGGGTAACCACAGACATCTCGTGacgataaatagacaaatttcaaccaatagcgaTGCACCTGGAAATAGCGCTATCTATTTTTCATTGCTTTgatacgaaagagatgggacttgGACTCGCATCGCCATTGGTCGATATTggtcgatattttgtctatttctcttcacttgatTGCACGCTAGGGACTCCGGTCTAGATAACGTTGTTTGATTTTCTCAGtattttgcagaaaataaaTCAACTAATTAGCTATTCATTATAAATGTATGCAAAGTTATACCTGTtctatttagaattttatacattttttatttgtaaaagtaTCAACTTATGTAAGCAAAAGTGCACCTGAAAAAATTGAATGTTGTATGAGtttcaaaaatgaaataatgtGCTAGAGGCAAAAAAAAAGTTGACGTGTTTGAAAAGGATGACTGCCAAATCAAAGCGTGACCTGAAAAAAACCTGAATAACATAAATGAGTGATCATTTaagttataacttaaaaactgtaaagctaaagaaaaaagattcgaattgagaaccttctccttttttttaaatcggttaaaacgCGGTAAATTCGAAAAATCTGCATGCAACAAAAAACTACACAACACTTTTTTCTGCTATATTTAGTGatagatacatatttttttaatttttcaggatACGCTTTAGTTTAGCTTTGAATGTGCCAAAGATTGTAAAAGAAAGTTTCGTTTGTCCAAAACAAGAAGGCCATCAGATATGAAAAACGACAGAACATTCACTTAACTTAATATATTTGTACAAGATGATTTTTGTTCGTTATGACTATTAAGCTagaaatatactcgtacattatgACCACACTATTAGGTGCATCCATAGCATATACCGGATATAAAAGCTGTACCTATAAtagtaaaacatttattaaagaaaCACAACATCTACACAAAAGCAAAATAACAATTGCGGAGTGCCTATAGGTGTACCGTCACTCAGACCTATTACAAAaggacctgactcgctagacgttatagcttggtgtgaaatcgtgcgcgcgggaagtgaagtgcatcagtcgtgggtttttcattcatcgctacacgccccccggcccgcgcggaccatcgggagtattacgaatTAAGTTGCCAGCTATAGTAGCGCTAACATGCGatcaagtgaagagaaatagacaaaatatcgtctaATAGTGGCAGAGTTGTCCAAGTgtcatctctttcgtcccaacgcaatgaaagagatagcggtatatTCGGTTACACCGCTATTGGTTGTCTTCAAGAGATTGTTTCGTTGGTTGCTTGTTAGCGccatagaaatataaatatcattGTCAGTAGGCCAAAGATGCGCGCCATGACACATCTtgtgaagacaaaatgacataatGAATGAcgtctttcgttgcgttgggacgaaagagagtgGTATATCCGGTTCGATCGCTATTGGTGAATTCTCTTCACAAAAAATGTCGAGGCCTactgtggcgctaacatgcgaccaacgagatatactcgtgaaaagaaatagacaaaattcaagaATGGCAGCgtaaccggaaataccgctatctctttcaatgcgttggtacgaaagagactGGTAAAACTCCGTCGGCATTGGACAGAAtgttgtctatttctctacactGGTCGCATGTGCAACACTGGAGGAGCTAAATTTTTTATATGTCAACCTTAGTACGCTAGTAGAAGCATTCAGTTCCTTCAATGTCTGCTACATGACAAGGTTTTATATTCTGGTCAGGCAAATATAGCCTGACAAAAAGCTTTATGATAATGTTAATCATaaaattgttaacattgttTTCAAACAACTGATTAAATCTGAACAGAAAACAGCAGTCTGTTAATATTACTCATGTCACGGTTTTATTTAATCCCAGATATCCGTAATTTCGCTATTTCGGTTACCTACCGGGTTTTGGTCGATTCAAGCTGActctaaaaaatgaaaaaaaaaaataaaagaaagaagaaaaagacttttgcatggacttccaaacacaacgatctcgagctgccggcatccagcggctcctccaacccgcttgatgtcctcggtccaactAGTGAGGGATCGACCAAccctataatattaatatcggTCCGATCCAATGGATCAACGATAAAAGTTGTTAAAGTGCGAACAGCTCGAGACGATTGTCGTCTAACGATAAATTTTACTGCTTTGACATGATGGGAGCACATTTTAGGGAAtgttaaaattcaataaaataataataatatttttcctttaattTGAAACAAAGGCTTGTAgaattaaatacaatacaacTACATACTTTTTAAAACAAGACCAGTGTATGTCTTGTGTgatcttttatataatattaagttgttatttaataaaacacattgtttttattcagagaatagttttatttacactttCTCTATAGATATTTACAaccaacaaatatttttatgtaaaaagcaTTAATTTGTAATAACACATACCTCAACATACAAGTAACAAAAGCAACTGTTTGAGCAAACAAAACCGATCACTAGCTCTTGGGTACATCACATAACTTACAACTCGTGCGGggtaacttgacacctggctggAATGATGTTTgatagccaggtgtcaagttaatgcccACGGGTTATACTAACACATCAAACAAACACTTCTAACATGTAGGGTTTATGCGTGTAGAAcgccaataataattaaacttaactatattattcattaaaataaaacctaaacaatcactatgaataattaatattttctaatggTAGACTTCTTAGGGCGcacgataataaatattaatgggAGTGATAccggcagagacgtaccgccaagcgatttagcgttccggtacgatgccgtgtagaaaccgaaaggggtgtggattttcatcctcctcctaacaagttagcccgctttcatcttagactgcatcatcacttaccatcaggtgagattgtagtcaagggctaacttgtacctaaagaataataaaacttGTACCTAAagaatgattttttattgtgaCATTATTGATTGCTCGTTAATTTTGGGCAGTTTCCacaatacaaaaaacaaaaattaaacagtCCGCCTGAACAGTActgactgtttcgattttttcaatgagaagtatataaaaaaattcgtCACGGTGTCTGTGATAACattcctccgaaacggctcgatcgtttttaataatattttttgttaagtattattttttttgtttaagagGTTGTCAAAGTCATATtcaacctattttttatttaatagcgATTTTTGTAAGGACGACATTTTTATGGCAGAACGTTTGCTGGGTCagtttataaatagtaaatcaTTAATTCAACAATAAAATACCCTACCCTAATACCTAACATTGAAAATATTCACTCCCAAAATAGTTTGCCTATTCCATGATGTGTGAAGTCGTGATgagtattaaattaattataattaagtaggCAACTTCGCCGGTACATTATTAACATTTAGatattttacttacttttcCTCCAAAGACATAATAAACTGTCTCATGTGCCTCTAGCATAACAAGCAGTTTTAACAAGCCTTACTCGCACGGTTTGCTGTCTGAAAATTTCCTGACTTTGCAATATTCTCTGACAGAATAGCAGCTTAACTTAAGATACAAAAGACACAAAATTGCAATTCCCAAAACGCttactttaaaaactattaaattgtaCTTAACAATCAAAACTGGACATTCATTTTAATAACTAGGTAAGTAACTAGTAAGTACGTAAATATTTTCACCTTATCATATATCACTGAGATGTTATTACAACTAAAGACAGACGGAAAACTCTAAGAGGTTATAACATCTCACGTGCATACTGTTACCTATACCACCGAACTATATTACACCAACAgttattagttaaatagttacaTAATCGAACTTAAAATTAACGTGAAATAAtggaaaaacataaaaacaaagtcTTACTTAGTCTAATGAAAACAAACTATATAATatggttttattataatttgtttatcacTAAAAGGTTTAAAGAATAAACACCGTTCCTATATATAGTTCTGTACATTGAATAATAATGTAGATACAACGGGTAACAAAActctaatttttaaatatttgcctgTTTGCAATAATATgcagagtattttttttctttaagatCATACGTacgtgaataataataattaattaattgcatCAATAGTTCTGGgtgcaattaataaaaaaaaacatgacagTCAATAAAGTAATGTAGTATAACTGGTTTTATAGTTCAAAACTTTGCAACTTGTTGGCCACGCTTTAGAGGTGAGACAAGAGTATGAGCTTGAGAAGAATCAGTCTAATTCGTTCAGACTATACCTACCCATAGGCGTATATATacgagggggggggggggggtgtgaATACAGAAGACCGAAGATTATAACAAGCCactatgcttagcgtttgtggactatgagaaagctcTTGATTCGGTGaaaacttgggctgtgctgaggtctttgcagagatgccggatcgactacaggtacatccaagtgttgatcgactacaggtacatccaagtgttgaagtgtttgtatgaacgcgccactatgtcagtccgtatactGGAGATGTAATCTCCCGAAGCTAGGTTGCACCCGCCCCCTAGAGAATGATCCTAGCCATACGCCAATTATTACCGCATCTAAGGGCCGGAATACATAGCATATTCGCGATGTTTTCCAAGCGTATCGCAAATTAAGCAGCGAAATACTCGAACCTGTTATCTCAAGAAACAACTTACATGATTTTCGCACATTAATTTTAGTGTTAATTACCTATTCATTGCGTTAATTTCAACACAAGCAAGGCGCTGATCCTAAATCGTGGCCAACCTAGTTAATTAATAGGACTTGCACCTGCCTAACAGACTGAAGAGAAGGCCACATTAAAAAACGGtgaaataacattattaattaaaatcttaCAATAATTACCACctattatacaaacaaaaaaatcatctgTGCCCACACTTTCATCGTAAAGGTATACGTGGATGAAAGCGTCGAATTAATATCTAGTacacataattaatattacttaactAGTATAAATAACTCTATGGAACAGAGAATAGAAGTATGTATCATATAAATGACACAAAACTAACAGTATTCACTAACTAATTAGTTACTTAAATTAGacacatttcatttatttttaaaggattataataaatttaagacATCAGTTAGTAATACTATTTACTGTAAGGTCCTGCGCAAAATAAATAGCTTGAATGGATCAGTATTTCGCGTATTTTTTCGACGTctaattaactttattaaataggtattaagctactaaaatatataacaacagTTGATGTTTACAATAATAACACGCAAGGCATCGACGACCGAATCTGTTATGGTCCCAATAGCTTTAAATGTTTCTCTATTCCCTATTGAGTGTTTCGTTACCAATGTctacgtttaaaaaaaacagttttagtGGATTCAGAAAAACTTAAATGCAACCATTACAAGAATGTTATTTACATCAGTGAATTAACTACATTGGTATTCTAAATTTCATATGCTCGGTAATACCTATCTATTTTACAATCTAATCACTAATTGCTAACAAAATCAACAATTGTGTTTAATCTGTTGTACCttcatttgtaattaattttattgcctTTAGgatattttcatcattaacaattctgctcacttttgagcacgaatCTATtttcagaatgaggggttaggccttaggccaccacgctggcgctggcccaatgcggattggcagacttcacacatgtagagaattaagaaaattctcaggcatgtaggtttcctcacgttgtttttccttcaccgtttgagacacgtgatattttttttaatgcacatacctaactgaaaagtatGCCCCGGACCTCGAACCTACGTCCCCCGAatcgaggcagaggtcatattcactgggctatcgcgtctcttttatacagacagacagaatcaTACTCATTGACAATAGTAGGTATGTTTCTATCGGTGAATTGCACAGCGACGTTGTCAATACCTATGCTTTTCAATAACTTACagagtaggtatattacaaAAAGACATTGAAACCGCCttcaaataaaatgtacaaCAGAATTCACAACTAAACACACTAAATAGTGTTAATTTAGACACACTAACATACCTGCTAAAATTTGTAgcaatatagaaaaaaaatattgggatCGGAATATTGATCAATAGTCAGGTCGAATAAATTACTACACATAAATGCAATTAACTATTGCGcaaaaaatattgacaaacatactcaacaaacaaaaaatgttcCTGACCTCTGTGTGTTTGTCAAAGTTTTGCAAAGAGTTGTCTACTATGTACAAGAAATATGAGCGTTAAATGCTGAGATTTGATGATAAAGTGGTTCAACCATATTACAAAAAAGTTGctaacgtaaaaaaaaactcaccagCTGTATTGTGTTTGTTAAAACGCGTCGACAAATATAGATCGTCTGCATATACAGGTATTTACTTTGAAATCCCATTAGCAActttaataatatgttaaacttactaaaacttattaatttacAGAAGTTAGTTACTTATTTGAGAAACACACCGCTGGTAGAACAGGTTGTGAAAGTTCGTAGACCATACCGATAAGCTTTAAAACAAAGTGCAGCAGGTTCATTTTACATTGCAACATCTCATAAACAAGAACATTAGGGGTCGATTTCACCTATTTTGACAGGAAAGTCTAAccgttagccctcattcgcacgaaagtTTTTCTACACAGGACGCTCGCTCGCTCATCGAGCAGTGTTGCTGTACTGTATGTACGCTTCGTCCGCCAATGCTGGGTTTTAACGCTCCGCTTCtgtaactctcgtgcgaatgaggactaagTTTTGTTACTTTCTTACTTACAAATAACATATTGAatattgaaagaaaatattgaataagCTACTCGTATCAGGTGGTGAAACCTTAAGAATTGTGAATCTGAGGTTGGAAGAAGCCAAAATCCGGTTCGAAAACTCTACAGAACGGAGTCCATATAGCACGTAACCCACAATACAGCCTTGCGTTCAAGCTCCGCAGCGGTTGTAGAAGCCGTAGGAGCACAGCCGCTTGCTGTAACTGACGGCGAGTGCTCATTTGAGTCTTTGTGTGACGTTGGCGAGCGCCACCGCGAAGGCCTGCAGCGCTGAGAACGGGTACTGGAAGTCCAGTGTGTACGCGTTGCCGTCGATTCGTCCGAACTGCATCACCtgttcgtaaaaaaaaaacaatataaagctTTACTTCTTAGTGACAGATGCTACATCGTCACCAGGGGCTTTAGACGAGTGCGGAAACTTTGCCAGAGTCAAGTATAAGGGGAAAGGTACAGCTTTCTGTGGGCTCTCGTGACTCGTATTAGTTGGCCGTTCGGATAAATGGGTTTTGACTTTTAAGTAAATCAGTCATGATGTCACCGCAATCGTGTTTGGAATCCAGCTTTCGGAGTCGTAGTCATAGTGACGTGAGGTATTTTGTATTGACGATATCGTTTACGCCGGCAGAGACACTGTCGTATTAGGCACACATACTTGTACCTATATATTcgtatatgtattatgtatacagaattgttaattaaattccATTGGCATAAGCCATAAGTATTATACAATATCATTATCAGTGCAAGCatagcatttttgcatctataaagtgtaAGCCATTACTGATAATGATACCTTGGTCTGTAGCCAAGTGTCATGTCATGTCGATTCACTTTCTACGATCACAAACGCTTTGAacattcaaaaatgtataggaatgacatttgctatcgacaggtcacgagatcaagttgtcgatcggatctgtcattaattttattagttttcgaagcgtttgacATGCCATGACATGGCTAAGGCCTCTTACCTGTTTGCCATGGTACTCGATCTGAAAGTTCTTGGCGGACTCCTGCGTGACTCGGCCGCCGAAGTCGAGCTGGTACACCTGGCTGTTCTCGTTCCACATGGGCGCCTTGTTGTGCATCACGAGCTGTCGGCGCGCGCTGTTGCGGCCGTCGGgtgcgcccgccgccgccgcgttGAGGTTACCGCCAGCGCGTTTGAGCTGTCGACAGGAAAATGTTGGAAACATCGAAGTTATGTAAGTACTAggtgtatacagggtgctcgggagtatttcccataatttcgAGGTGTTGACaaatccacttataggagccgaacaaatctgtttttaactaaaaatttttttttatcatattaaacaaagtaattcaaatagttccaaaaatcaaaatctaaattcatttatttcaagtggacctgccaatgcattaagcaatgtgttaaaaaacatttgcttagtcgaggttactacaccattgatgagttccttaatgataaagttgcttggaggccgttggatcagcttccatcttcacacaggaagtaaaactataagaaattgtaatgttgtcatcaattgtaattataatattattgtatgatttttttttaaacgaacaactgttgagttttttgccggtttcttctcagcagaatctgccttccgaaccggtggtagagtctttacaaatagtcaactgacgtatcaaaagtgcttgtatactgagcctacttgaaataaatgaatttttgatttttgattttgaagtaggcacagtttacaagcacttttgatacgtcagttgactatttgtgaagATACTACCATCCACGTAacactatccatgtaacacacgcctttatttatccttccattttaaaatccgtaatcgtagtggtaagactgtcgatatcgacgagatgcaactggcactccgcacttcactagtaagctacttcatgatatttatgaatgaataattaTGGCTAGATCAAAGTATAaagatgcgatataagggacacaatttaagatctatttacaaaagaaatattttttactccgaaaatactCATTTTAGAACATTATGTtctttagacattttaaattaattttccttaaagaatataaccctagagttatgggaaatactcccgagcatcctgtattcccgtgataacccagtggtcatgatctctgccttcgatggagggcgtaggttcgaatccggtctgaagCATGCACctaactaaatatcacgtgtctttgAGACATTTAACTTCAAAGgcgaagtaaaaacatcgtgtggaatcCTGCAtacatatctgagaattttcttaattattgtacgatatttatttagaaaaacatATGAACCTTATTCCGAAGCTGCGCTTTCTGGAAACTTTCGAGATCTCGGTAGTTCTTGCTGTTGACTTCATTGTAGCCGTTCGAGTACTCGTCGTCGGAGCTCTCCGACAGCTTCTTGTTCCTTCTTCGGTTGAGTAGAGGCGAGTTGAGCAATTGTCTGCCgacatgaaataaaaaaaataaataagttgacCCCGTAAGTaagattcgatttttttttcattaccctAAGCGTCCTGCAGACTTGATCGTGAATGGCTTGCGTaatgaattaattttactttacctAATTATGGCGTGAaagtgacgtgatagcccagtggatatgacgtttgacttcgattcggagggtgtaggttcgaatccggtccggggcaattaaagaaattatatatataacgtgtctcaaacggtgccgaacacgatgttattcctcacgatgttattcgtGAATAACGGCAtcggcatacctgagaattatcttatttatccacgtgtgaagtctgccaaaccaccagcgtggtggactaacctctctcattttgagaggagcctcgtgctcaacagtgagccgagtatgggctGTTACCTAATAGGCGACGCAGAAGAGTACCGCTGCCGACGGGAGGCGCGCGGGGCGGGCGAGGAGGGCGCGGGGGA includes:
- the LOC112050822 gene encoding RWD domain-containing protein 1 yields the protein MDYHYEQTSEVEALDSIYYGDMIILQTEPMHKFIIPIKSEGYEDDGEGLTCELVFTYTAKYPEELPVLEINTDESFDEIVDRDELYNHLMKQAEENLGMVMVFTLVSAGQEWLNEKWDSIQREREEEVLARKRADEEAEMKRFEGTRVTVESFLAWRKQFEIEMGIPAKREREGNNKNKLTGKELFLRDTTLNESDLKFLDDGDAVKVDESLFQDLEDLDISDDEDDKDYVPGQSSDSD